Proteins encoded by one window of Nicotiana tabacum cultivar K326 chromosome 10, ASM71507v2, whole genome shotgun sequence:
- the LOC107801714 gene encoding NDR1/HIN1-like protein 1 gives MSEKKCSHHKGKKKKIVRRICAAILIFLFLVLLTILIVWAVLQPKKPRFILQDTTIFTFNVSAPNIFSTSIQATVYARNPNSNIGIYYDKMDIYATYHNQQITYYTQIPPVYQGHKDVNIWSPFVFGNNVPIAPYNGPGLTEDQQNGGVWLDFKIDGRVKWKVGSVTTGHYHLHVTCSAYVPLGDHPANGGIVVGSNAVKYQLSRSCDVSV, from the coding sequence ATGTCAGAGAAAAAGTGCAGCCACCACAaaggcaagaagaagaagatcgtCCGGCGAATTTGCGCCGCTattctcatcttcctcttcttagTTCTCCTTACTATCCTCATCGTTTGGGCcgttcttcaacccaaaaaacccCGTTTCATCCTCCAAGACACCACCATCTTCACCTTCAACGTTTCCGCCCCTAACATCTTCtccacctcaattcaagccaccGTTTACGCCCGTAATCCCAATAGCAACATAGGCATATATTACGACAAGATGGATATTTACGCCACCTACCACAACCAGCAAATTACGTATTACACCCAAATTCCTCCTGTATACCAAGGCCACAAAGACGTCAATATCTGGTCGCCGTTTGTTTTCGGCAATAACGTCCCGATTGCTCCCTATAACGGCCCTGGACTCACCGAAGACCAACAAAACGGCGGCGTTTGGCTCGACTTTAAAATTGACGGCCGTGTGAAATGGAAAGTAGGGTCTGTTACCACCGGTCACTACCATCTTCACGTCACGTGTTCGGCGTATGTTCCACTCGGTGACCACCCTGCTAACGGCGGAATCGTCGTCGGAAGTAACGCCGTTAAGTACCAGCTCTCCCGGAGCTGTGATGTCAGTGTTTGA